One genomic segment of Bacillota bacterium includes these proteins:
- a CDS encoding glucuronate isomerase: MITDKNVLRDVVVREVNNVQITDIHTHIYPGHFGDLLLWGVDELLTYHYLIAEYFRYSNMSYADFFALSKREQADLIWQTLFLDHSPVSEAQRGVLTVLNELGLDVQSRDLASFRAYFEKMSTQEYVDKVFEVAGVKNVVMTNDPFDPLEKPFWDTEGNSDSRFKAALRIDPLLNEYPTSYKKLQDWGYDVSLDLDQKSIDEIKRFLTDWIKKMDALYLAVSLPPSYTVPEDSLRSRIVEQCIIPVCREQNIPFAMMIGVKKLVNYQLGLAGDSVGKADIATVEYLCRTYPENKFMVTLLSRENQHELAITARKFRNLMIFGCWWFLNNPSVIDEMTRVRMETLGLSFIPQHSDARVLDQLIYKWNHSRKLIAEVLIDKYSDIMDAGWAVTEAEIKRDVEDLFGANFWRFIERENN, encoded by the coding sequence ATGATTACTGATAAAAATGTTTTACGCGATGTAGTTGTAAGAGAAGTAAATAATGTCCAGATTACTGATATCCACACCCATATTTATCCGGGTCACTTTGGTGATCTGCTGCTCTGGGGTGTTGACGAGCTGCTCACCTACCACTACCTGATCGCAGAATACTTCCGCTACAGCAACATGAGCTACGCAGACTTTTTTGCCCTGTCCAAGCGGGAGCAGGCTGACCTGATCTGGCAGACTCTTTTTCTGGATCACTCGCCTGTCAGTGAAGCGCAGCGCGGTGTGCTGACCGTACTTAATGAACTTGGCCTGGATGTTCAATCCCGGGATCTGGCAAGTTTCCGCGCATACTTTGAAAAAATGAGCACCCAAGAATATGTTGACAAAGTATTCGAAGTTGCTGGTGTTAAAAACGTAGTAATGACTAACGACCCGTTTGATCCTCTGGAAAAACCGTTCTGGGATACCGAAGGCAACAGCGACAGCCGCTTTAAAGCAGCTTTAAGAATTGACCCGCTGCTGAACGAGTACCCAACATCCTACAAGAAACTGCAGGATTGGGGCTATGACGTGTCCCTCGATTTAGATCAAAAATCAATTGACGAGATCAAGAGATTCTTAACCGACTGGATTAAGAAAATGGATGCGCTGTATCTGGCAGTATCATTACCACCGAGCTACACAGTTCCGGAAGATTCACTCCGCTCCAGAATTGTAGAGCAGTGCATTATTCCGGTCTGCCGCGAGCAGAACATTCCGTTCGCAATGATGATTGGTGTGAAGAAACTCGTTAATTACCAGCTGGGATTAGCAGGAGACTCCGTCGGCAAAGCAGATATTGCTACCGTCGAGTATCTCTGCCGCACATATCCGGAAAACAAATTCATGGTTACTCTCCTTTCCAGAGAGAATCAGCATGAGCTGGCAATTACCGCTCGCAAGTTCCGCAACTTGATGATTTTCGGCTGCTGGTGGTTCTTGAACAACCCAAGCGTCATTGACGAAATGACCCGCGTCAGAATGGAAACTCTGGGACTTTCCTTTATCCCGCAGCATTCCGACGCTCGCGTCCTTGACCAGCTGATTTACAAATGGAACCACTCCCGCAAATTAATCGCAGAAGTATTAATCGACAAATACAGCGATATTATGGATGCAGGTTGGGCAGTCACAGAAGCAGAAATCAAGCGCGATGTAGAAGACCTCTTCGGAGCAAACTTCTGGCGCTTTATTGAACGGGAAAACAATTAA
- a CDS encoding altronate dehydratase — MFRHIKINPSDNVAVALTQLSAGTELVIDDVKIILKADIPQAHKFAITDIEAGADIIKYGSSIGHATEAISPGEHVHTHNCKTNLNSTLEYQYNPEAPVELPKPKAGSFMGYLRSDGQAGVRNEIWIIPTVGCTNQTAEIIAKQANAVIAAEPWGQNVDGVYAFPHPFGCSQLGDDHLNTQKILCGLAKHPNAAGVLILGLGCENNQVNQMKDALGDYDPNRIKFLVTQEVEDEIDAGTEIVLDLAKQASAAQRQELPLTYLKVGLKCGGSDGLSGVTANPLVGWISDYTVAAGGTSVLTEVPEMFGAEHLLMNRAVDENVFEDVVKLINDFKEYFISHNQPVYENPSPGNREGGITTLEDKSLGCTEKGGRGQVVAVHNYGEAASKPGLNLLCSPGNDIVAVTALAAAGCQIILFTTGRGTPLGTCVPVIKIATNTQLYNKKQHWIDFNAGILTEGVRMEEAADQLFDTVIATANGAKTKAEQMGFREIAIWKDGVTL, encoded by the coding sequence ATGTTCAGACATATTAAAATCAATCCCAGTGATAACGTAGCTGTAGCCCTCACCCAGCTCAGTGCCGGCACTGAGCTGGTGATTGACGATGTAAAAATTATACTCAAAGCCGATATCCCGCAAGCCCACAAATTTGCGATCACTGACATCGAAGCTGGAGCCGACATCATTAAATACGGCTCCAGTATTGGCCATGCGACTGAGGCAATTTCTCCCGGTGAGCATGTTCACACCCATAACTGCAAAACCAATCTTAACAGCACTTTGGAATACCAGTATAACCCGGAAGCCCCTGTAGAGCTGCCGAAGCCAAAAGCAGGCAGCTTTATGGGCTACCTCCGCAGCGATGGCCAAGCCGGGGTCCGCAATGAAATCTGGATTATTCCAACTGTGGGATGCACCAATCAAACGGCTGAAATCATTGCTAAGCAGGCAAATGCTGTAATCGCCGCAGAACCTTGGGGACAAAATGTTGATGGGGTCTACGCCTTCCCCCATCCCTTCGGCTGCTCGCAGCTGGGAGATGACCATCTCAATACCCAGAAAATCTTATGCGGCCTAGCCAAGCATCCGAACGCAGCCGGAGTCTTAATCCTGGGTCTTGGCTGCGAAAATAATCAAGTTAATCAGATGAAGGATGCCCTGGGCGACTACGATCCCAACCGGATCAAATTCCTGGTTACCCAAGAAGTTGAGGATGAGATTGACGCAGGTACAGAAATTGTCCTGGACTTGGCTAAACAGGCCAGCGCTGCTCAAAGACAGGAACTGCCTTTAACCTATCTCAAAGTCGGCTTAAAATGCGGCGGTTCCGACGGCTTATCTGGTGTTACTGCGAATCCTCTAGTAGGCTGGATCTCAGACTACACAGTTGCGGCCGGAGGCACCAGTGTTTTAACTGAAGTTCCGGAGATGTTCGGAGCTGAACATCTGCTCATGAACCGCGCTGTGGACGAAAATGTCTTTGAAGATGTTGTAAAGCTGATCAATGATTTTAAGGAGTACTTTATCAGTCACAACCAACCGGTCTATGAAAACCCTTCACCGGGTAACCGGGAAGGAGGAATTACAACCTTGGAGGACAAATCATTAGGTTGTACTGAAAAAGGCGGTAGAGGTCAAGTTGTAGCCGTTCACAACTACGGCGAAGCAGCCTCGAAACCGGGTCTTAACCTGCTCTGCAGCCCAGGCAATGATATTGTAGCTGTAACAGCACTGGCGGCAGCGGGATGCCAGATTATCCTGTTTACCACAGGCAGAGGCACTCCTCTTGGCACCTGCGTGCCTGTGATTAAAATTGCTACCAATACCCAACTATATAATAAGAAACAGCATTGGATCGATTTCAACGCCGGAATTCTCACTGAAGGAGTCAGGATGGAAGAAGCGGCAGATCAGCTGTTCGACACCGTAATTGCTACCGCAAATGGCGCAAAGACAAAAGCTGAACAGATGGGTTTTCGTGAAATTGCCATCTGGAAAGATGGTGTTACACTATAA